In a single window of the Pseudodesulfovibrio profundus genome:
- a CDS encoding LysR family transcriptional regulator: MMQLTPDQLRTFVAAADSGSFTQAASLVHRTQSAVSMQMKRLEGELERTLFTREGRGVALTGEGETLYRYAKRLLSLHDEALAAVSGPRLDGVVRFGAPEDYAAQYLPQALKRFAAVHPMVTVEVYCDTSPRLRKRFDCGKLDVMLTTEENGEGSYLHQLDLAWLVADHGGPLDESPLPLALFHEGCLYRHNCLTALENAGIPYRIAYSSPSMAGVLAAVRAGLAIAPVKRSSRVAGCRHTTGAEGLPPIAPVAIGLHLAADRTNETAQSFHSFIGNELNLRT, from the coding sequence ATGATGCAATTAACACCGGATCAACTTCGGACATTCGTGGCAGCCGCAGATAGCGGCAGTTTCACTCAGGCAGCTTCACTCGTTCACAGAACGCAATCAGCCGTCAGTATGCAGATGAAACGATTGGAAGGAGAACTGGAACGTACTCTCTTCACCCGGGAAGGGCGTGGCGTGGCACTGACCGGAGAAGGCGAGACACTCTACCGGTACGCCAAGCGTCTATTGTCGTTACACGATGAAGCGCTGGCCGCTGTTTCCGGTCCACGACTGGACGGGGTCGTCCGTTTCGGGGCACCCGAAGATTACGCAGCTCAATACTTGCCACAGGCGCTGAAACGCTTTGCAGCGGTCCATCCCATGGTCACCGTGGAAGTATATTGTGACACAAGCCCGAGGCTCAGGAAGCGGTTTGATTGTGGCAAGCTGGATGTCATGCTGACCACCGAAGAGAACGGTGAAGGCTCGTACCTGCACCAGCTTGATCTGGCGTGGCTTGTAGCAGATCACGGCGGGCCTCTTGATGAATCACCGTTGCCACTGGCACTGTTCCATGAAGGCTGCCTGTATCGTCACAACTGCCTCACCGCACTGGAAAACGCCGGGATTCCATATCGAATCGCATACAGTAGCCCCAGTATGGCAGGAGTATTGGCTGCAGTACGAGCAGGATTGGCAATCGCTCCGGTGAAGCGTTCAAGTCGAGTGGCCGGCTGCCGTCATACCACCGGAGCAGAAGGACTTCCCCCCATCGCCCCGGTGGCTATCGGCCTGCATCTGGCAGCAGACCGCACTAACGAGACTGCGCAATCCTTCCACTCGTTCATCGGTAACGAACTTAATTTACGAACCTAG
- a CDS encoding DUF456 domain-containing protein, which produces MEYLVYLWAVLLILGLCLSQVLQLFSMPANWVALGLVVLWKIAYPLSMTWTFILVLTIMATLAEVMEFFLQARYAGRYGASNRGNVGGIIGAIAGAIFGAPFFFGLGALLGALGGAYAGCLLAEMPGRTRPEAMRAAKGAFVGKALGFTMKIAIGAVIVVMSMPRIWP; this is translated from the coding sequence GTGGAGTATCTTGTCTATTTGTGGGCAGTGCTCCTCATTCTGGGGCTTTGTCTGTCGCAAGTACTGCAACTCTTTTCCATGCCTGCCAACTGGGTTGCGCTTGGGCTGGTCGTCCTATGGAAGATAGCCTACCCGCTCTCCATGACCTGGACGTTCATCCTGGTCCTTACAATCATGGCAACGCTGGCCGAAGTCATGGAATTCTTTCTACAGGCACGCTATGCCGGACGATACGGTGCATCCAATCGCGGGAACGTAGGAGGCATCATCGGTGCCATTGCCGGTGCAATTTTCGGCGCTCCGTTCTTCTTTGGCCTTGGCGCTCTTCTGGGAGCACTCGGCGGTGCCTACGCTGGTTGCCTGCTGGCAGAAATGCCCGGCCGCACACGCCCGGAAGCCATGCGTGCTGCCAAAGGCGCATTCGTCGGTAAAGCTCTGGGCTTTACCATGAAGATAGCCATAGGTGCAGTGATCGTGGTCATGTCGATGCCAAGAATATGGCCGTAA
- a CDS encoding patatin-like phospholipase family protein codes for MDTKKTVSLVLGSGGARGLAHIGIIRWLEDNGYDIVSISGCSMGALVGGIHASGKLDEYEKWACSISKSDMIALMDLSIGTDGLIKGDRIINTLKNLVGESQIEDLPIEFTAVAANITRRKEVWFNKGSLFDAIKASISLPLFFKPFPHNGDDLIDGGILNPVPIAPTFSDQTDYTVAVNLCAPHKKGAAIGNGKKVVKTENGSIISKTIGDFIGNMTDKLTQNRMDIRAYEILYKSFDAMQGTIARQKIAAYPPDCVVEIPANLCSMMDFDKASLLIEYGYRKASDVLPGALEKKD; via the coding sequence ATGGATACAAAAAAAACGGTTTCACTGGTTTTAGGTAGCGGCGGTGCTCGCGGTCTGGCTCATATAGGTATTATTCGCTGGCTTGAAGATAACGGGTACGACATTGTCTCCATCTCCGGGTGTTCCATGGGTGCTTTGGTGGGCGGCATACACGCCAGCGGCAAGCTGGACGAGTATGAAAAGTGGGCCTGCAGCATATCCAAAAGCGACATGATTGCGTTGATGGATCTTTCCATCGGCACGGACGGGTTGATCAAAGGGGATCGGATCATCAATACGCTCAAGAATCTCGTGGGAGAGAGTCAGATTGAGGATCTGCCCATAGAATTTACCGCTGTGGCTGCGAATATCACCCGGCGCAAGGAGGTTTGGTTTAACAAAGGGTCGCTTTTCGACGCGATCAAAGCCTCTATCTCACTGCCGCTTTTCTTCAAACCATTCCCGCATAACGGCGATGACCTGATTGATGGCGGCATCTTGAATCCGGTCCCCATTGCACCGACATTCAGCGATCAGACCGACTACACCGTGGCCGTCAACCTCTGCGCACCGCACAAAAAAGGTGCAGCCATTGGTAATGGAAAAAAAGTCGTAAAAACTGAGAACGGGTCCATTATTTCCAAAACCATCGGTGATTTCATTGGGAACATGACCGATAAATTGACCCAAAACCGCATGGATATCCGAGCCTATGAGATTTTGTACAAGTCGTTCGATGCCATGCAGGGAACCATTGCCCGACAGAAAATTGCTGCCTATCCACCGGACTGTGTTGTGGAAATACCGGCAAACCTGTGCTCGATGATGGACTTTGACAAAGCTTCGTTGCTGATCGAGTACGGGTACCGAAAGGCGTCCGACGTTCTCCCCGGGGCGCTGGAAAAGAAAGACTAG
- a CDS encoding carboxymuconolactone decarboxylase family protein: MEKQLEIKSMISGNWAEYRRLMPEVGALHEPLTEEVYKDGVISGKNKRLMALVGGLVHGCRGCILSQTEYALQLGATSEELLEACAVAVSLGGTMAAAESTRVVAYLTEKELL; this comes from the coding sequence ATGGAAAAACAGTTGGAAATCAAATCGATGATCAGTGGTAACTGGGCGGAGTATCGACGTTTAATGCCCGAAGTCGGAGCGTTGCACGAACCGTTGACTGAAGAGGTGTACAAGGACGGTGTTATCAGCGGTAAGAACAAGCGACTCATGGCACTGGTAGGTGGTCTGGTGCACGGCTGCCGTGGGTGCATTCTTTCCCAGACTGAGTATGCATTGCAACTCGGGGCAACGTCCGAGGAATTGCTCGAAGCATGCGCGGTTGCAGTCTCACTTGGCGGTACAATGGCCGCTGCAGAAAGTACGAGAGTCGTGGCATATCTTACGGAAAAGGAACTGCTGTAA